A genome region from Drosophila simulans strain w501 chromosome 2R, Prin_Dsim_3.1, whole genome shotgun sequence includes the following:
- the LOC6733582 gene encoding phenoloxidase-activating factor 2: MSWLISAVFLLVSLCAFAKGQDTISAMCLSDERCTSVKRCEDSDDSGRRGIRPRSSRICGTQMVCCEKAQLDSYDRWMAEKTTTVPSTIRNKVSSVLEPPPNESCGQNMECVPRKLCRDNIINDSGISLINPRISPIQCSKSLYRCCAVDQKVDDSESPYLVKQANFKYKNCGYSNPKGLIPDNDKFPYLEDVSIFGEFPWMVGIFTGRQEFLCGGTLIHPQLVVTTSHNLVNETVDTLVARAGDWDLNSLNEPYPHQGSRIKEIIMHSEFDPYSLYNDIALLLLDEPIRLAPHIQPLCLPPPESPELTNQLLSSTCYATGWGTKEAGSDKLEHVLKRINLPLVEREECQAKLRNTRLEARFRLRPSFICAGGDPGKDTCKGDGGSPLFCQMPGEMDRYQLVGIVSWGVECAVEDIPAVYVNVPHLRGWIDEKIRGLGIVLQAQ, translated from the exons ATGAGCTGGCTGATCTCAGCGGTCTTCCTCCTGGTGTCCCTTTGTGCCTTCGCGAAGGGCCAGGACACGATTTCGGCGATGTGCCTCTCGGACGAACGGTGCACCTCTGTGAAGCGTTGCGAAGACTCCGATGATTCCGGTCGCAGGGGAATTAGGCCACGCAGCTCCCGCATCTGCGGCACCCAAATGGTCTGCTGCGAGAAAGCCCAGCTGGACAGCTATGACAGATGGATGGCTGAGAAGACTACAACCGTGCCCTCAACGATTCGAAACAAGGTATCCAGTGTTCTGGAACCGCCGCCGAACGAGAGCTGCGGCCAGAACATGGAGTGTGTGCCCAGGAAGCTGTGCCGCGACAATATCATCAACGACTCGGGGATCAGCCTGATCAATCCGAGGATCAGCCCGATTCAGTGCAGCAAGTCCTTGTACCGCTGTTGCGCCGTGGATCAAAAG GTGGATGATAGCGAAAGTCCGTACTTGGTGAAGCAGGCGAACTTCAAGTACAAGAACTGCGGCTATAGCAATCCAAAGGGTCTGATCCCCGACAACGACAAGTTCCCCTACTTGGAGGACGTATCCATATTCGGAGAGTTTCCTTGGATGGTGGGCATCTTCACTGGCCGCCAAGAGTTTCTATGCGGCGGCACTCTCATCCATCCGCAGTTGGTAGTTACCACTTCGCACAATCTGGTCAACGAGACGGTGGACACCTTGGTGGCCAGAGCTGGCGACTGGGATCTGAACAGCCTGAACGAGCCCTATCCGCACCAGGGCAGCCGTATTAAGGAGATCATCATGCACTCCGAATTCGATCCCTACTCGTTGTACAACGACATAGCACTGTTGCTCCTCGACGAGCCCATCCGACTGGCTCCTCACATCCAGCCACTGTGCTTGCCGCCTCCAGAATCTCCGGAATTGACCAACCAGCTGCTCTCGTCCACCTGTTACGCCACTGGCTGGGGCACCAAGGAGGCGGGCAGCGACAAGCTGGAGCATGTGCTCAAGCGGATCAACCTGCCACTGGTGGAGCGGGAAGAGTGTCAGGCGAAGCTTCGGAACACACGGCTCGAGGCTCGCTTCCGTCTGCGACCGAGTTTCATCTGCGCCGGCGGAGATCCTGGCAAGGACACCTGCAAGGGCGACGGCGGCTCACCGCTCTTCTGCCAAATGCCTGGCGAAATGGATCGGTACCAGCTGGTGGGCATCGTGTCCTGGGGCGTCGAGTGCGCCGTGGAAGACATTCCGGCCGTGTACGTCAACGTGCCCCATCTGCGCGGCTGGATTGACGAGAAGATCAGAGGACTTGGAATCGTGCTGCAGGCGCAATGA
- the LOC6739358 gene encoding uncharacterized protein LOC6739358, with protein MSWLISAVFLLMSLCAFAKGQDTISAMCLSDERCTSVKRCEDSDDSGRRGIRPRSSRICGTQMVCCEKAQLDSYDRWMAEKTTTVPSTIRNKVSSVLEPPPNESCGQNMECVPRKLCRDNIINDSGISLINPRFSPIQCSKSLYRCCAVDQKVDDSES; from the exons ATGAGCTGGCTGATCTCAGCGGTCTTCCTCCTGATGTCCCTTTGTGCCTTCGCGAAGGGCCAGGACACGATTTCGGCGATGTGCCTCTCGGACGAACGGTGCACCTCTGTGAAGCGTTGCGAAGACTCGGATGATTCCGGTCGCAGGGGAATTAGGCCACGCAGCTCCCGCATCTGCGGCACCCAAATGGTCTGCTGCGAGAAAGCCCAGCTGGACAGCTATGACAGATGGATGGCTGAGAAGACTACAACCGTGCCCTCAACGATTCGAAACAAGGTATCCAGTGTTCTGGAACCGCCTCCGAACGAGAGCTGCGGTCAGAACATGGAGTGTGTACCCAGGAAGCTGTGCCGCGACAATATCATCAACGACTCGGGGATCAGCCTGATCAATCCGAGGTTCAGCCCGATTCAGTGCAGCAAGTCCTTGTACCGCTGTTGCGCCGTGGATCAAAAG GTGGATGATAGCGAAAGCTAG